A single Streptomyces mirabilis DNA region contains:
- a CDS encoding PA14 domain-containing protein, whose translation MRFGRLRDRLALLLAAALGAAGLASVPAAADDPVAVHGLKGDYYTQSAPGAFDFHELKATGFDPQLDFDDLEPRLRFATGQDNDVSVRWTGKLVPEKSGPTTFSIIGDNGFRLWIDGRPVIDHWVDDWDREQTSEPIELTAGQAYDFKLEYFEHYGGSNLHLRWTEPGGGKVAIPQSAFLLPDGYDYDGALATTVQPDGRTLKLDFATELSAPPAAVVDHLQAVIGGAKWPLAAAELDPADPRSLLVTLKEPVVGDKTGTARGTADLRYDGTGGLVAAGDGGAIGAFWSSGPNRSTYELRTKWADEVGPDNALPEYPRPQLTRDAWRNLNGRWQFAAATAGEQPPVGRTLGEHILVPYPVESQLSGVERHEDRMWYRRTFTVPADWHIGSGKRLLLNFGAVDWQSEVYVNGTKVAEHRGGYDKFGADVTDALKPGRTQELIVGVYDPTDAASGENPPLGKQRLDPSGIWYTPTSGIWQTVWMEPVAPDHVDSLKLTPDVDGGRLTVEPKGVRDGLPVTATAYEGGRKVATVTGRTGQPLTLKIAHPRLWSPDDPFLYDLRVSVGRDRVGSYFGMRSISVEKVDGTPRTVLNGKPVFMMATLDQGFWPDGLYTAPTDEALAYDLRMHKEMGFNAVRKHIKVEPDRWFYWADRLGLLVWQDMPAMTAGVNPSAAARAEYEREMKLMIDQHISSPAVVMWVTFNEGWGQYDEGRIADQAKSWDPTRLVNGMSGLNLGADGGTGDIMDEHGYPSPALPPAPDGRRALVSGEYGGLGLAVPGHAWSVQQSYVDVDPSTYTDDYLARLAEVRALACRGSNGAVYTQISDVEGELNGLLTYDRKVVKPDVGRLRAAHESLIADASRATPTGCPAT comes from the coding sequence GTGCGTTTCGGACGACTCAGAGACCGACTCGCGTTACTGCTCGCCGCGGCCCTCGGTGCCGCGGGACTCGCCTCCGTGCCCGCCGCGGCCGACGATCCCGTCGCGGTCCACGGACTGAAGGGCGACTACTACACCCAGTCCGCCCCCGGCGCCTTCGACTTCCACGAGCTCAAGGCCACCGGCTTCGACCCGCAACTCGACTTCGACGACCTGGAACCCCGGCTGCGCTTCGCCACGGGCCAGGACAACGATGTCAGCGTCCGCTGGACCGGCAAACTCGTACCGGAGAAGAGCGGACCCACCACCTTCTCGATCATCGGCGACAACGGTTTCCGTCTCTGGATCGACGGCAGGCCCGTCATCGATCACTGGGTGGACGACTGGGACCGTGAACAGACCTCCGAGCCCATCGAGCTGACGGCGGGTCAGGCCTATGACTTCAAGCTCGAGTACTTCGAGCACTACGGCGGCTCCAACCTCCATCTGCGCTGGACCGAACCGGGAGGCGGCAAGGTGGCGATCCCGCAGTCGGCGTTCCTGCTGCCCGACGGCTACGACTACGACGGCGCCCTCGCGACCACCGTCCAGCCGGACGGCCGCACCCTCAAGCTCGACTTCGCAACGGAACTGTCCGCGCCCCCGGCCGCCGTCGTCGACCACCTCCAGGCCGTGATCGGCGGCGCCAAGTGGCCCTTGGCAGCGGCGGAGTTGGACCCCGCCGACCCCAGATCCCTCCTCGTCACGCTCAAGGAACCCGTCGTCGGCGACAAGACCGGCACCGCACGCGGCACCGCCGACCTGCGCTACGACGGCACGGGCGGCCTCGTCGCCGCCGGGGACGGCGGGGCGATCGGCGCCTTCTGGAGCAGTGGCCCCAACCGCTCCACGTACGAACTGCGCACGAAGTGGGCCGACGAGGTCGGGCCGGACAACGCCCTGCCGGAATACCCCCGCCCCCAGCTCACGCGTGACGCCTGGCGCAACCTCAACGGGCGCTGGCAGTTCGCCGCCGCCACCGCGGGGGAGCAGCCCCCGGTCGGGAGGACGCTCGGCGAGCACATCCTCGTCCCGTACCCCGTGGAGTCCCAGCTGTCCGGCGTCGAACGCCACGAGGACCGCATGTGGTATCGCCGCACCTTCACCGTCCCGGCCGACTGGCACATCGGCTCGGGCAAGCGGCTCCTGCTCAACTTCGGTGCCGTCGACTGGCAGTCCGAGGTGTACGTCAACGGGACCAAGGTCGCCGAACACCGGGGTGGCTACGACAAGTTCGGCGCCGACGTCACCGACGCGCTGAAGCCCGGCCGCACCCAGGAACTGATCGTCGGCGTGTACGACCCGACCGACGCCGCGTCCGGTGAGAACCCGCCGCTCGGCAAGCAGCGCCTCGACCCCAGCGGGATCTGGTACACCCCGACCTCCGGCATCTGGCAGACGGTGTGGATGGAGCCGGTCGCCCCGGACCACGTCGACTCGCTCAAGCTCACTCCGGACGTCGACGGCGGCCGGCTCACCGTGGAACCGAAGGGCGTGCGCGACGGGCTGCCCGTCACGGCGACGGCGTACGAGGGAGGTCGGAAGGTCGCCACCGTCACCGGCCGCACCGGACAGCCGCTGACCCTGAAGATCGCCCACCCGCGCCTCTGGTCGCCGGACGACCCCTTCCTCTACGACCTCAGGGTGAGCGTCGGGCGTGACCGCGTCGGCAGCTACTTCGGGATGCGCTCGATCTCCGTCGAGAAGGTCGACGGCACCCCGCGCACCGTCCTCAACGGCAAGCCCGTCTTCATGATGGCCACGCTCGACCAGGGGTTCTGGCCCGACGGCCTGTACACCGCGCCGACGGACGAGGCCCTCGCGTACGACCTGCGCATGCACAAGGAGATGGGCTTCAACGCGGTGCGCAAGCACATCAAGGTGGAGCCCGACCGCTGGTTCTACTGGGCGGACCGGCTCGGCCTGCTGGTCTGGCAGGACATGCCCGCCATGACCGCCGGGGTGAACCCGAGCGCGGCGGCCCGCGCCGAGTACGAGCGCGAGATGAAACTGATGATCGACCAGCACATCAGCAGTCCCGCGGTCGTGATGTGGGTGACCTTCAACGAGGGCTGGGGCCAGTACGACGAGGGCCGCATCGCCGACCAGGCCAAGTCCTGGGATCCGACCCGGCTCGTCAACGGCATGTCGGGGCTGAACCTGGGGGCCGACGGCGGCACCGGCGACATCATGGACGAACACGGCTACCCGAGCCCCGCGCTGCCTCCGGCCCCCGACGGCAGACGCGCGCTCGTCAGCGGCGAGTACGGGGGCCTGGGGCTCGCCGTACCCGGGCACGCCTGGTCGGTCCAGCAGTCGTACGTGGACGTGGACCCGTCGACGTACACCGACGACTACCTCGCCCGCCTCGCCGAGGTGCGGGCGCTCGCGTGCCGGGGGAGCAACGGCGCCGTCTACACCCAGATCTCGGACGTGGAGGGCGAGCTGAACGGGCTCCTCACCTATGACCGCAAGGTCGTGAAGCCGGACGTGGGGAGGTTGAGGGCGGCGCACGAGTCGCTGATCGCCGACGCGTCCCGGGCGACCCCCACGGGCTGCCCGGCAACCTGA
- the glgC gene encoding glucose-1-phosphate adenylyltransferase: protein MRRGGPSVLGIVLAGGEGKRLMPLTADRAKPAVTFGGTYRLVDFVLSNLVNADILRICVLTQYKSHSLDRHVTTTWRMSSLLGNYVTPVPAQQRLGPRWYLGSADAILQSLNLVHDERPDYIAVFGADHVYRMDPRQMLAQHIEGGAGVTVAGIRVPRAESSSFGVISPGSDGQTVAGFLEKPADPPGLPDDPECVFASMGNYIFTTKALVEALQRDAEDVHSVHDMGGSILPMLTDRGEAQLYDFSDNHVPGETTRDQGYWRDVGTLDAYYDAHMDLIAERPAFNLYNRSWPIYTSSGQLSPARFNAGGIASESIVSAGCLIRGQVTRSVLSPGVVVDPGAVVQGSILHDNVHIGRGAVVRGAVLDKNVEVPPGATIGVNPERDADLYTVSKGGVIALGKGRIVP from the coding sequence ATGCGGCGCGGTGGACCTTCGGTGCTGGGAATCGTACTTGCGGGTGGAGAGGGCAAACGGCTCATGCCCCTCACCGCGGACCGCGCGAAACCCGCGGTCACCTTCGGCGGGACGTACCGCCTGGTGGACTTCGTACTCTCCAATCTCGTCAACGCCGACATCCTGCGCATCTGCGTCCTGACGCAGTACAAGTCGCACTCCCTGGACCGCCATGTGACCACGACCTGGCGGATGTCGAGCCTGCTCGGCAACTACGTCACACCGGTCCCGGCCCAGCAGCGGCTCGGCCCGCGCTGGTACCTGGGCAGCGCGGACGCGATCCTGCAGTCCCTCAACCTCGTGCACGACGAACGGCCCGACTACATCGCGGTGTTCGGCGCCGACCACGTCTACCGCATGGACCCGCGGCAGATGCTCGCCCAGCACATCGAGGGCGGCGCGGGTGTGACCGTCGCCGGGATACGGGTGCCGCGCGCCGAGTCGTCCTCCTTCGGGGTCATCAGCCCCGGCTCCGACGGGCAGACCGTCGCGGGCTTCCTGGAGAAGCCCGCCGATCCGCCGGGCCTGCCCGACGACCCCGAGTGCGTCTTCGCCTCGATGGGCAACTACATCTTCACCACCAAGGCCTTGGTGGAGGCGCTCCAGCGGGACGCCGAGGACGTGCATTCGGTGCACGACATGGGCGGATCGATTCTGCCGATGCTCACCGACCGCGGCGAGGCACAGCTCTACGACTTCAGTGACAACCACGTGCCCGGCGAGACCACCCGCGACCAGGGCTACTGGCGTGACGTGGGCACCCTCGACGCCTACTACGACGCCCACATGGACCTGATCGCCGAACGCCCCGCCTTCAACCTCTACAACCGCAGCTGGCCCATCTACACCAGTTCCGGACAGCTCTCCCCGGCGCGATTCAACGCCGGGGGCATCGCGAGCGAGTCGATCGTCAGCGCGGGCTGTCTGATCCGGGGCCAGGTCACGCGGTCCGTGCTCTCGCCGGGTGTCGTGGTCGACCCGGGAGCCGTCGTCCAGGGTTCGATCCTGCACGACAACGTCCACATAGGGCGGGGTGCGGTGGTGCGCGGCGCGGTCCTCGACAAGAACGTCGAGGTGCCGCCGGGCGCGACGATCGGCGTCAACCCCGAGCGGGACGCGGATCTCTACACGGTCTCCAAGGGCGGGGTGATCGCGCTGGGGAAGGGCCGGATCGTGCCCTAG